ATCTTAAAGGATAGATGTTTAGAAACTTTTCACTGTTGTCATGATCCAAAGTCAGgcatttcatttcttcatcaaaGTCCCATTTGTTCCCCTTGGTTGGAAGTGAGTACTGGTGGTGAGGGGTGTAGCTAAGGAGAAAAGGGTCTTCCTGAGGGAAATGGTACCTAGCAGTGGGGAAATAGCCATTAAAATCCATGTGACGCTTCTCTTCATACAGGTCACTCCCAGATAGGGTCGAGGTGGGCTTGAATGGGTGGCAGCTAGCTTTGACAATTGACATCTCACTGGGCAGCTGTTGGCTGCCTGCTTCCATACAGCTCAGGGTAGGTGAGAGCTCACAAGGCCAACTCGTCAAAGGGAAAGGATAACCAGGACAGCAATTGTCATGATCCGGAGGTCCCCCCAGGCCTGTATTTCTATTCCAGTTCTGAAGATCTCCATAATCTGAATAGACTCCTGGGAGAGATGGCTGAAGCAATTCTCCACTGGTGCAAATCCGACTAGCAGTCAGTTTGCATTTTTCATAGAATTTAGTGGGCCCCGAGTCCACCAAGGGCTCTACAAGCTGAGGGGTTCTTTCAAAATAATAACTCTTGGTAAGTGAAAGGCAATTATTCAGTGACTTCTTTGGGGACATGGTATCGATTAAATGCCCATTAAAATTACCGGGCAATTGGAAGCCTTCCTGGTAAGACCAAGTTAAAGGTAGACTTTCTTGACTTTGGGTTTCTCCTGGTAGGgactaaaatggaaaagaaacagcCATGTTAATAAGTTGAACAGATTTACATAACCCATCCCCAAACAATGAGGAGCTACTCTGTACCAATAAGCAAACTGACTAGGGATTATTTCTGATTGTTCTCATTTCTTGCATGCTTTTAGGTCGTGAGCcgtgcaaaacaaaacaaaaaatgccaGTGATATGCCTGGTCAAGGTGTAGAAGCAGAGGTCTGGGATATTTCCATTTCAATATGAAACTGTCCTGGTTCAGAATCAGACAGATTCATagagtgttagagttagaaggaaatgCCGAGTGGTATCAGAGATGTGGTAGAAGGAACTCTGGATCTGGTCTTGAAGGCCCTGagtttaataatgataattaataataatgatgataatagctaacgtttatatagtgcttcaaggtttgatCGTCAtcattataatagctaacatttatataatgtgtactatgtgtcaggctctgtacttagcactttaccaatattatctcgtttgataaAACAACCATGGTAGGTAAGTGCTATTAGGTTCATGAAGACCTTccaatatgttatctcatttcatcagtTCCTAATTACTTACtccctgtatgaccctggacaaatcccttagcTTCCCTGGGTCTtggtttattcatctataaaatgagagagttggccCCCATGCAAGCAACTATGGTTACATGCAACGTTAAATCTAGGATCTTTTGATCTTAGAAAATAATCTTCAGTCTCCTCCATATAAAGGAGTCTGAAGAATACACTGATGGTTTACCTAATTACTTCACAGACCTGTTGTCAGGATCAAGTTTCAGGAAACTTGCAGGACTATATAGTGGCAAACTTGTGTTACCACTACTCAGATAAAATATTAGAGGAATATTTCTGTGTATGGAAAGATGGAAGTTTGGGGCAAAGGACTATGGTAAAGGGGGACTAGTTGCTAATAGTTTTTAACATatatggggagtggggagaattTACCTTTGACCCTGGCTTCTTCTTCAGCTTTGAAGAGGCGGTAGAGGAGGAAGATGCCAGGTGGGATTTCTGCATCGACCGTCTTGCTTCTGCCTCTAGCTTTGTTTCTGGTCTTGGATGGTCATGTGCCCcttttgacttaaaaaaatgataaaaaatggtAAAGTCAGAGGGAAGGACCTTGCGTGTCCTTGTTatatgagaatcagttgaagCAATGAGGGATATTTGtcctggagaaaaaaagactcaAGGAGAGTCTGAAGGGCTGTTGTGTGGATGGAGGAGGGAATTAGAATTTTTCTATTTGGTCACATGGAACAGAAAAGAGGGTCTGAGGAATAGGCTCATATTTTTCCTAGTGACCTCATGAGGCTGTTGTTAGGAACAAATTTTGAAAATCTCGTGGTCATACATAGAGGCAAACTTGTGTTACTAAGCATCAGAAGAATATTTCTGTGTGATCCAGCCTGGACTGACTTGTTGTCTCCTAAAGGCTACTGTCTCTCTCCACAAGAACATCTTATATTGATAGAGccctttacatttttataaatatttttataattttttctactttatcacTTTTGAGACATGCAGCAAACTGTGAGGTTAAAAAGGTAGGGATTATTATATCAACTTGACACACAACAAAACTGAGGAGATCCAGAGATTAAGTGGCCCGCCCAAGGTCATGGCTTCAGGAAATGATGAAGCTTGGGCACTTGAAAAACCCAGGTTTTATGGTGCCAAGCTTGACTTGCATTCCATTATCCCACACTACCGATTGACTGACTGTATAACATTGTCATCCCTGTTGTCATCCCTGACACAACCTTTATTTAACAATCTAATTAAAACTCCTTCTTAAAAAAATGTGTTGGTATGCAATTCTCTGTGATTGTTGATATTTTTGGTTTGTTATCGCTATTTTTTGGTTGTGGTTATTTTTAACCCCACCTGAAAAAAGATGAAACGTCCATCATGCCTCCAGAAGTTAGTGACTGGGAAGCCCCCATGGCCACGGCAAGGAATAAGTTTCAAAGGCCCGTTACAATTAGGACATCGTTTTCctgcaaaaaagaaaagtgaggcgACTAAGAAGGATAAAGCCAATCTTATCTATGTCTGATTCTGAGTCCGGTGTGTGCTCCTCCCCATATTTCACTTCTCCACTCCAAAAGGTGGAAAGTTTCAAAATGCTTTTAGATATCTGAAAGCCACTATCCCTCAGGGTTGATAATCCCTTGCTTATACTTTATTTATGTTATGGCCACATAGGAGCTttgatttggagctagaagggctTGACTCAGAGGTCAACTGATTTTCCCCTCACTTCATTTCACAGTTGTGGAAACGGAGACTCAGagagacttaagtgacttgcccaaggtcacacaagtagtaagtagcagagctgggtactaaacctaggtcctctgagtctcaatttattgaatttttcatTGCCTCTTGTGAGTAAGATTCAAATTATATCTAAGCAGAGGATGTAGTTACCTACTTGGTATAATTTCAGAGAATTCCTAAGCATTCCCAACTATTTTCCTCATTGCTCTCTGATCCTTGAAATTCTCAtagagaacaaatcctttcattccaCAGTTAAAAATGTGTCttacaactctgaaggacttaggatgaaaaatgctatccatccccagagaaagaactaatggagtctgaatacagattcaagcatatattttttactttatttttcgcTTTTGTTTTTggtctacattttctttcacaacacgactattaggaaaatgttttgcatgactacatatgtataacctatgttgaattgtttgccttctccatgagggggtaaatgggaagagagaaagggagagaatttggaactcaaagaaaatgaatgctaaaatttgttATTAGATGTAACTGGGGAAAGATAAAATCctaaagaattaaataaaagttaaaaacatAAAGATGTGCCTTAGAATGCAAATAACCCCAGGCAAGTGTTCTCAGGCCCTTTCTTGAGAGCAGGTTTTGATAGGGATCAGGCATGAATTTAGGACTGCACCTTAGGGGCTGGATGGAGCAAGGTAAAGAGTCTCAGGGcttcaacttctctttcttcatagTTTTGCCTAGGGCTAGGCCTTTGCTGCCAATAGCCATGGCCGGTCAGTGACATTATTGAGAAGGTTTGATGCAAATAGGCAAAAATATAAGTAGAAAAACTTCTCTAACCTGAAGAGCCAGAATCGTAGAATACAAGAGCTACAAAATATCATTTTGGATGCCATTTAGTCCAAAGGTTTTTAAGTTTGTTTGGGTCTGGTGAAGTCTAttcaccccttctcagaataaattttctaaaatttttaatgaaggaaatgctaaatttcaattagaggttagtgaaaataaagattttatatatatgtatatgtatacatatatatacatatatttttttccatccaaattcatggaccccattAAATCTATTAAGGGACCTGTGAGCCTTAGGTTAAGAATTCCTTACTTAGTCTAACCTCCAGATTTTACAAACATAGAATTAAGGACCAAAGACTTTCCCAAACTCCCCCAGCTAGGACAAGGCAAAGGTGAGTCAAGAACCCAAGTGGCCTGACTCTTGATTCAATGTTTGTCCCACTATACCAGTCAAGATAGTGGAAAGTCCGGTGGAAGGAGTAATAAATTTAGAGTAAGAACACCTGAAGTTCAAACCTCAGTTGTTACTTATTACCttcttgaccttggacaagtcacttaacctctaagggCTTTAGttcttcacatataaaatgagtGGATTTGACTCAATGACCTATGaaggtccttctagctctaagggTATATATGGGCACTTCAGGATCTTATAGGAGCAGGTATATTAGTGGGTGAGCAACCACAGAAAGGTCCTTAGTTTGTCTTTAATATACCATTGAGTACCATTAATTTGCAGTTTGGGGGTAATGAGAGGTTGAACATTTCTTGCAGAGGGGTTGCATCTCTTTAGCTTTCTACTTTGCCAAGGCTTGGTCCAGCCAAGCCATGAGTCGTTGTATTTTAGAAAGGAACTTTGATTCTACTGGTGAGGGAACTTCCTGCAGGAAACCCTTCCTACCAATGTGGATCAGTCAcagttctgcaatttataatctaagAGAAGAGACtgggacacagagaggttaagtgactttcctagagtcatactactatgtgtcagaggctggtcttgaaccaggtcttcctgactctgacaccagctctctatcctctctgttttaaaattattttaagcatttttaacTGAACATTTTATGGTGCTGACTGGTTTAATATTAAACTTTAAAGCTAAGTACGCTGGTTACCGGCTTTATCATGTCTCACAATATTGGGGATTTCAACCAAATAGAGACTTTGGCTGAAAGAGAATCTTGTCCCTGTTCCTATCAGGATTTATTTGCcaaatagctctttttgtagtgggaaagacatggaaactgagaaaaagaaattattagtaTGTTCATGACACATATCATATACATTAATATAATAATCGTAATTCTAAACTAAGTAGGTGtccatctattgggaaatggccaAATGGTATTTGGAAGCAATGAAATACCGATGTGTCataaaagatgaggaaagggagactttcagagaagcctgggaagacttgtacgaactgatgcagaatgcaataagcagaaccaggagaacactatatacaagaaaaataacaacagagTAAAGACAAATGAAAGAAGTGAGATCAAAGCAATGACCAATTATGATTTCAGAGGAATGATGATAAAACATGATATAGATCTCATGACAAAAATGTCATCAACTAAAGATAtagaatgagatatacatttttgaacatggtcAATCCTGAGattcattttgcttaactatctatatttgttataaggactTTTATTCCCCTTCCaattagggagagagaaagaaaatattttttttgttaattgaaaaaaaatttttctaaaaaaagtaaaaaagaaagaaaaggatttaccATTAACATTCCCTTAGGAACATCTTTTCCAAGATTTCAAGTACAAAATCTAATAAACTCTTATACTAATGTACTAAAGAATGATATCCTCCATGTAACATACTTGACTTTTAATAGGGAGTTTCTGGAGATAATTTCTCAACCCAAAGAAGTGACTCTAATGGAGCAAactggatggggaagatcttagCTTTGCTATTTGCTTGCTttctgaccttgggtaagtcactttcctcttccggccctttcttcatctgtaaaataatgaatttaaacAAGATGACTTATAAAGTTCCTATCAGTTCAGAATCCATGTTTCAATGTTTTTGGACAGAGAGGACCCATCAATCTCACCATGTAATTCTCTTATAAAAGAGAGGCCCTGTTTGGGTACTAAAAACATTTGATGGTGAAGGCCCCAAAGATGGCATTATTGCAGGGCTCCCAAATGGGACAAGACTAGCAGTATTTGAACCAATGCCAGGTTGGATATCAGTGTGGGCAGGCCCCTGGACTCACTCTGCTGCTTCTGCCGGGCTTTGTCACAAATGGCTGGTCTCAGATagatcttccttccctcctcggCAGAACAGTCTTGGCTGCAAACGACCACTCCCAGGCAGGACTTCTTCAAGATGCGGGAGTTGTGGTTGTTGGTGTTGCGCATGGCCCAGCTGCTCAGGTGCCTCTGAGCACTCCTGTCCTCTGAACTGTAGATGTGCTTCACGTAGGAATCTGGCCATTCCTGAAACCAGTCCGTTGTTTTCACATCCTGATAAGAACTCCAAGAATGTTaattaaagcaaaagaaaacacacacacacacacacacacacacacacacacacacacacacaaactagaAAACAGAATCATCTATCACAGAAGAGGTGATGAGTATGAAGCTTATGTTTTTTAATCAGGGGAAGACTGGGGGAGACCTTTGGACCAAAGTCTTGTTTTAACTACAGAGATTCTATGAATTAAGGGCCATGTTCCTCTTttggaatatgaagaaaaatttccttcctttcctcctctccctcctcttccttcctttcctctctcctttcttctttccctcttttatttccccttttccttccctcctttttccttccttccttccttccttccttccttccttccttccttttttccttccttccttccttccttccttccttccttccttccttccttctttgtttccttctttccttccttccttcttccctccccccctccttctTGCTTGCCTTCCTGTCTACCTTCCTTCCATGAACCTGTTGTGGAAATTAAAGGAATCCTTTCCTTCATTCAAGCAatgatcaacaagcattcactGAGCACCTTTGTTGTTATGACAGGCGTGttaaacactgaagaaaacaaaagaaacatggaaataatccctgcccttgagCTCACTCTCTTGGGGGAGacaccttgtgtgtgtgtgtgtgactgtatCTAGACCTGTAAGTAcattcagaataaatataaaacagtTTGGGGGAGGAGAGGCCTAGCAATTGGAAGTATGAGGAAAAGATCCATGAAGAAGGTAGGCCTGAAGAGGAGTCTTAAAGAAAGGAATTTTACCAGTTCCTCGAGAGGATGGactgacttttctcttttttgtttttttattttttgtcttgcATCCCCAGtgtccccattgcttagcacagcacACCTAGCACGTAGTAGAAATTTAATCAGTGTTTGTTGATTTGGTTGATAAATGAGGCAAAAGAGGAAGTCTGTTCCAAGGATGGAGAACACCTGTGCAAAATAATAGAGATGGGAGATTTGGAAATCCATGTGAGGAGAAGCTTGGCTGGATTCCTGCTGTTCAGTCACGACCAGCTCTCCATGACCCCTCTtgggggcaaagatactggagtggtctgccattttcttttccagtcatgttacagatgaggaaactgaaacaaacagggtgaagtgatttgcccagggtcacttagctaataaatgtctggagccagatttgaactcaggaaaatgagttttcctgactccaggcccagcaccctattcattgtaccacctagttgccctgactggattgaagagtatagcaaaggaagaaaagtacAGAATAAGGTTGAGAAGGTTGGTTAGACCAGGTAGTGAatggctttaaaaactaaatggaggagtttatattttatctaaagGCAATAGAAATCCACCAAAATTTATTGAGTATGGGAGTGACTTTTCTAAGAACATTTTGGTAtctatgtgaaggatggattggagaggggagaggctggAGGTAGAAAGACCTCCATTAGGAGAGCATTATAATTGTTCAGGTGAGAagtaatgaggacctgaactatgAATATATTTTTGGTGTGAGTagtgagaaggggacagatgtgagagatgtgcTGGGAGAATGagcaagatttggcaagtgattggatatggaggttgagggaatgaggagtcaaggataacttCTAATAGTAatattcttcctccctccctccctccctcccttccttccttccttccttccttccttccttccttccttccttccttccttccttccttccttccctttctcgaGGCAATTGGGTTTGCAATTATCttctgttattttacagatgataaaactgaggcaaacaagattaagtgacttgcccagggtcacatagctagtaagtttctgaggcctgatttgaactcaggtctttctgactccaaggctggtgtgCCTAGCTGCCCATAATACTAATTTTTGAGGAGCTAAGGGCAATTCAAGGGAAGTTTATTCTTAAGGCTAGGAAAGTAGATTAAatttcctccttaatcttagtgtctttcctcagAAGATCTTCAATTTATCAggtatatgtcttgtttgtacttagttgtttgaatgttatctcccctattaacctgagttccttgagaacaggcgccatcttttgcctttctttgtgtctctagcagcccttagcataatgcctaaagcagagtaggtacttaataatggttggttgttgtccttcattctcaaagaggaccaaaatgccaTCACTATGATACAGTCAAGTTtgaatgtgtccaactgtggctgatcagaccaatatgagctcggaatgctctaccacaggttgggcacaaatagtccatgtgaacatttggggtggatactctaaatttatatatcctgcatttcctttaagctgcttcaattctgctttgctcaaagagcacagtaccttctctgatgtgggcgcACCATGCTGAACatcctgtgccattgtctcccatgtcatacaatcaattccaaagttcttgagagagaccttgagagtgttcttgtattgtttcttctgaccaccatgtgatggcctgccctaaccctaaccctaaatgccctaatcctaagcctgtgtgagttctccataaaatagtctttttggcaagcctatgttttgcatttgaacaatgtggccagcccatcaaagtCATTCCTAGTCACCAACAAAGTGAAACAAGCCTATGTGCTTACTTTCATACTAATAGCAAGATGTTTGCAACcatgctgtcaaatgctttcaatgaggatgaacatggatcaaggtcagctactgtactaatggtaaattctttaatttgaaaaggctgcacGCCAAGAccaagtggagggagtgttggtgcatgattttctgtttgcagataattgtgcactcagtgcagcctctgaagctgagatgcaatttTGGCCTACTAATTAACACtgagaaaacacaggtgctccatcacccactaccacaccatccatacatggaaccagtGGTCACAgcaagtggagaagttttgaatgctgtggataagttcacttgccttggcagtgtacttttcagggatgtacacattgataatgag
The DNA window shown above is from Notamacropus eugenii isolate mMacEug1 chromosome 2, mMacEug1.pri_v2, whole genome shotgun sequence and carries:
- the GCM1 gene encoding chorion-specific transcription factor GCMa; this translates as MEPEDIVSQNRETVSWDINDMKLPQDVKTTDWFQEWPDSYVKHIYSSEDRSAQRHLSSWAMRNTNNHNSRILKKSCLGVVVCSQDCSAEEGRKIYLRPAICDKARQKQQRKRCPNCNGPLKLIPCRGHGGFPVTNFWRHDGRFIFFQSKGAHDHPRPETKLEAEARRSMQKSHLASSSSTASSKLKKKPGSKSLPGETQSQESLPLTWSYQEGFQLPGNFNGHLIDTMSPKKSLNNCLSLTKSYYFERTPQLVEPLVDSGPTKFYEKCKLTASRICTSGELLQPSLPGVYSDYGDLQNWNRNTGLGGPPDHDNCCPGYPFPLTSWPCELSPTLSCMEAGSQQLPSEMSIVKASCHPFKPTSTLSGSDLYEEKRHMDFNGYFPTARYHFPQEDPFLLSYTPHHQYSLPTKGNKWDFDEEMKCLTLDHDNSEKFLNIYPLR